One stretch of Rosistilla oblonga DNA includes these proteins:
- a CDS encoding tripartite tricarboxylate transporter substrate-binding protein, which yields MKHLFSERETFRHARVLCAAMVAVSCFVMGCGSNQEFPSRPLTLICPWSAGGGTDRIARQVAVQLEEELGVPVNVVNATGGGGVTGHSRGALASPDGYTLTLATVELNMLHHRGLSAVGPDDYQPLGLLNRDPAALFVHKRSDWHSLADVDAALAERAEPMNASGTAAGGIWHAALIGWVAQCGLPSESVNWISINGAAPSLQELMAGGIDLVCCSIPEARAMLDAGEIRCLGLMADERSPAAPDVPTFREQGDDWSLSSWRGLLCPRGVPPERVAVLEAAVDRLSRSPKFAEFMDSGGFQTSIADASEFTEFLSRSDRQFAETLGSPAFVQSQTAVVRPYFFPICLGILGLIFVVPACRSQAAVATEPSVAEESDDSSWSRWIRPAVVILAVTAFVATCETIGYVLATAALMWLLVIVFGATRRQTVGVTLLAAPLLYQLFARTLGVPLPWGWLGW from the coding sequence TTGAAGCATTTGTTTTCGGAACGTGAGACCTTTCGACACGCTCGCGTTTTGTGCGCCGCGATGGTTGCGGTTTCGTGTTTTGTTATGGGGTGTGGCAGCAATCAAGAATTTCCATCGCGACCGCTGACGTTGATCTGCCCTTGGTCGGCGGGAGGTGGCACCGATCGGATCGCGCGGCAGGTGGCGGTGCAGTTGGAAGAAGAGCTGGGTGTTCCGGTGAACGTTGTCAACGCAACCGGTGGTGGCGGCGTGACGGGGCATTCTCGCGGTGCGTTGGCCAGTCCCGATGGATACACGCTGACGCTTGCGACGGTCGAATTAAACATGCTGCATCATCGCGGCTTAAGCGCCGTGGGGCCCGACGACTACCAACCGCTGGGATTGCTGAACCGCGATCCGGCGGCGCTGTTCGTTCACAAGCGTTCCGACTGGCACAGCTTGGCCGATGTGGACGCCGCGTTGGCCGAGAGAGCTGAACCGATGAACGCTTCCGGCACCGCAGCGGGTGGAATTTGGCATGCCGCTCTGATCGGCTGGGTCGCCCAGTGCGGGTTGCCAAGCGAATCGGTGAACTGGATTTCGATTAACGGTGCGGCCCCGTCGCTGCAAGAGCTGATGGCCGGCGGCATCGATCTGGTCTGCTGTTCGATCCCCGAAGCCCGTGCGATGCTCGATGCTGGCGAGATCCGCTGTCTCGGACTGATGGCCGACGAGCGATCTCCTGCGGCTCCCGACGTGCCGACGTTTCGCGAGCAGGGAGACGATTGGAGTCTATCCAGTTGGCGCGGCCTGTTGTGCCCACGCGGCGTGCCGCCAGAGCGGGTAGCGGTGCTGGAAGCTGCAGTCGACAGACTCTCTCGCAGTCCGAAATTCGCGGAGTTCATGGACTCTGGCGGGTTTCAGACGTCGATCGCCGACGCGTCGGAATTTACGGAGTTCTTGAGTCGATCGGATCGGCAATTTGCCGAGACGCTCGGCAGCCCCGCGTTTGTCCAATCGCAAACAGCGGTGGTCCGTCCCTATTTCTTTCCGATCTGCTTGGGGATTCTGGGGCTGATCTTTGTCGTTCCGGCTTGCCGCAGCCAAGCCGCGGTTGCAACCGAACCGTCGGTGGCGGAGGAAAGCGACGACAGTTCGTGGTCGCGTTGGATTCGCCCGGCCGTTGTGATCTTGGCGGTGACGGCTTTTGTCGCGACCTGTGAAACGATTGGTTATGTGTTGGCAACCGCCGCGCTGATGTGGCTTCTTGTGATCGTCTTTGGTGCGACGCGGCGACAGACCGTCGGAGTCACGCTGTTGGCCGCACCGCTGCTGTATCAATTGTTCGCTCGGACGTTGGGCGTTCCGTTGCCCTGGGGGTGGCTGGGGTGGTAG
- a CDS encoding tripartite tricarboxylate transporter permease — translation MVDIGAFTEAATQVFSRGDVWLIVIAAALYGVFVGAIPGLTATMAVALFVPMAYWLDPIAAIAAIITMAACAIFAGDLPTVLLRIPGTPASAAYVDDAYAFTRRGEAQRVLRLGLVCSVIGGIFGAIAMMMLGGWLAQAAGWFSVTEYFWLFLIGLTCAVIVAEGPRSKAVLSLLLGLFFSTIGLSAAHQEPRFTLGIASLYSGISFIPAMIGLFGMSEVLLNLVGGAAPAKPRPPVAPTLQRSTNSLALTLQEIGDRLRRRKMSTLRSGGIGVLIGMLPGAGCDIASWVAFAASRRMQQKAQAVTGDEGEVESQRRSLDSIGDATTANNASLAGSWIPALVFGIPGDSITAIVIGVLMMKNLTPGPQIFDEQLPLVYSIYLLFILANLVLLPVGLLAIRVSGTIVQIPKAVLFPLIVAFCVTGSYALNGSLFDVLTMLAMGILGFVLVRLRMPTAPVVLGIILGGPLEERLVQSLTAANGNIAGLVQRPLSIALATLFVILVGSMLVESFRRRDRQAT, via the coding sequence GTGGTAGATATCGGAGCATTCACCGAAGCCGCGACGCAGGTCTTTTCCCGCGGCGATGTCTGGTTGATCGTGATCGCTGCGGCGCTCTACGGCGTATTTGTCGGCGCGATTCCCGGGCTGACGGCAACGATGGCGGTGGCGTTGTTCGTGCCGATGGCCTATTGGTTGGATCCGATCGCGGCGATCGCGGCGATCATCACGATGGCCGCTTGTGCGATCTTCGCTGGCGATCTGCCGACGGTGCTGTTGCGGATTCCCGGCACGCCCGCGTCGGCAGCTTATGTCGACGACGCTTACGCATTTACGCGTCGCGGCGAAGCGCAACGCGTCTTGCGTTTGGGACTGGTCTGCAGCGTGATCGGCGGAATCTTTGGGGCGATCGCGATGATGATGCTGGGCGGCTGGCTCGCTCAAGCCGCGGGTTGGTTCTCCGTCACCGAGTACTTTTGGTTGTTCCTGATCGGACTGACGTGTGCAGTGATCGTCGCCGAGGGCCCTCGCAGCAAAGCGGTTTTGAGCCTGTTGTTGGGGTTGTTCTTTTCGACGATCGGGCTGAGTGCGGCGCATCAAGAACCTCGCTTCACGCTGGGGATCGCTTCGCTCTATTCTGGGATCTCCTTTATCCCCGCGATGATCGGACTGTTTGGAATGTCCGAAGTGCTGCTGAATCTTGTTGGCGGAGCTGCGCCGGCCAAGCCACGTCCGCCAGTCGCGCCGACGTTGCAACGATCCACAAATTCGCTGGCTCTCACTTTGCAAGAGATCGGCGACCGTCTGCGGCGACGGAAAATGTCGACGTTGCGGTCCGGAGGGATTGGCGTTCTGATTGGGATGCTTCCCGGTGCCGGATGCGACATCGCGTCGTGGGTTGCGTTTGCTGCATCGCGGCGGATGCAGCAGAAAGCTCAGGCGGTCACTGGCGACGAGGGCGAAGTCGAATCGCAGCGTCGCTCGCTCGATTCGATCGGCGATGCAACGACGGCCAACAACGCTTCGCTGGCAGGCAGCTGGATTCCGGCATTGGTCTTCGGCATCCCGGGCGATTCGATCACCGCGATCGTGATCGGCGTCTTGATGATGAAGAACCTGACGCCGGGGCCTCAGATTTTCGATGAACAACTGCCGCTGGTCTATTCGATCTACCTGCTGTTTATCCTCGCCAACCTGGTCCTGCTGCCTGTCGGTTTGTTGGCGATTCGTGTCAGCGGGACGATCGTGCAGATTCCAAAAGCTGTCTTGTTTCCGTTGATCGTCGCGTTTTGTGTCACAGGTTCGTATGCGCTCAATGGCAGCCTGTTCGATGTGTTAACGATGTTGGCGATGGGCATCTTGGGCTTTGTCTTGGTCCGGCTGCGGATGCCAACGGCCCCGGTCGTGCTGGGGATCATCTTGGGCGGACCGCTGGAAGAACGCTTGGTTCAATCGCTAACCGCAGCCAACGGGAACATCGCTGGCCTCGTCCAACGCCCACTCTCGATCGCCTTGGCCACACTGTTTGTAATCCTCGTCGGATCGATGCTCGTCGAATCCTTCCGCCGCCGTGATCGCCAAGCGACGTGA
- the queC gene encoding 7-cyano-7-deazaguanine synthase QueC, whose amino-acid sequence MTKPAVVLLSGGLDSATCLAIARRDGFDPHAISFRYGQRHENELDCARRVADHLGVAKHVVVDINLGQFGGSALTSEIAVPKHDSIDQIDDAIPVTYVPARNTVFLSLALAWAETLDARDIYIGVNALDYSGYPDCRPTFIEQFQRLANLATKVGVESDGDAIKIHAPLIDLTKAEIIAQGLKLGVDYGLTLSCYDPADGQPCGHCDACLLRNKGFAENDLTDPSLAG is encoded by the coding sequence ATGACGAAACCAGCCGTTGTCCTCCTGTCCGGTGGACTCGATTCCGCCACCTGCCTAGCGATCGCTCGCCGCGATGGCTTCGATCCGCATGCGATCAGTTTCCGTTACGGCCAGCGTCACGAAAACGAACTCGATTGCGCCCGCCGCGTCGCGGATCATCTAGGCGTCGCCAAGCATGTCGTCGTCGACATCAACTTGGGGCAGTTCGGCGGATCGGCCCTGACCAGCGAGATCGCGGTCCCCAAACACGATTCGATCGACCAGATCGACGATGCGATCCCGGTCACCTACGTCCCCGCTCGCAATACGGTCTTCCTGTCGCTGGCCCTTGCCTGGGCCGAAACGCTCGACGCCCGCGACATCTACATCGGCGTCAACGCATTGGACTACAGCGGATATCCCGACTGTCGCCCCACGTTTATCGAACAGTTCCAACGGCTCGCCAACTTGGCGACCAAAGTTGGCGTCGAATCCGATGGCGATGCGATCAAGATCCACGCGCCGCTGATCGATTTGACCAAAGCAGAGATCATCGCCCAGGGACTCAAGTTAGGCGTCGACTACGGCCTGACGCTCAGCTGTTACGATCCCGCCGACGGCCAGCCTTGTGGCCACTGCGACGCCTGCCTGCTGCGCAACAAAGGTTTTGCCGAAAACGACCTCACCGACCCCAGCCTCGCCGGCTAA
- a CDS encoding deoxyribodipyrimidine photolyase: protein MTRIPELRIRDLNAKSVRPDGQFVLYWMIANRRTRYNFSLQHAASLAQELGRPLIVLEALRCDYPWASDRLHRFVVQGMADNRAALADANLRYYAYVEPSVGDGRGLIQQFARDACAIVTDDFPCFFIPAMLRLVSRQVDVAMQAVDSNGLLPIRATEKVFARAHDFRRFLQKNLKPHLSEMPKLAPLQGFRLSPPPPIPDAILERWPEATDTLLQASPEQLSALPIDHDVGPAAFDGGSVAVAATLDSFISQRLPRYGEGRNQPESDASSGLSPYLHFGQISTHDVFAAIVEREQWSPDRLAAKASGSREGWWGMSEEAESFLDELITWREVGFNFCVHRRDYDRYESLPDWAQQTLGEHADDEREFIYSLEQFEAAKTHDDLWNAAQRQLVREGRMHNYLRMLWGKKILEWTPTPQVALQVMLELNNKYAVDGRDPNSYSGIFWVLGRYDRAWQERDVFGKIRFMSSENTARKLKVKKYLQRYAADASPAR, encoded by the coding sequence ATGACTCGCATCCCCGAACTGCGCATCCGCGACCTCAACGCGAAATCGGTCCGCCCCGACGGACAGTTTGTCCTCTATTGGATGATCGCCAACCGGCGGACTCGCTATAACTTCTCGCTGCAACACGCGGCGTCTCTCGCGCAAGAACTCGGCCGGCCGCTGATCGTGCTCGAAGCCTTGCGTTGCGATTACCCCTGGGCCAGCGACCGCCTGCACCGCTTCGTCGTGCAAGGGATGGCCGACAACCGCGCTGCCTTGGCCGATGCCAATCTCCGCTACTACGCCTACGTCGAACCAAGCGTCGGCGATGGGCGAGGTTTGATCCAACAGTTCGCCCGCGACGCCTGTGCGATCGTGACCGATGACTTTCCCTGCTTCTTCATCCCCGCGATGTTGCGGTTGGTCTCACGGCAGGTCGATGTGGCGATGCAAGCTGTCGATTCCAACGGCCTGTTGCCGATCCGTGCCACCGAAAAAGTCTTTGCCAGAGCGCACGATTTCCGTCGCTTCCTGCAAAAGAATCTGAAGCCGCATTTGAGCGAGATGCCCAAGCTGGCGCCGCTGCAAGGCTTCCGATTGTCCCCCCCCCCGCCGATCCCCGATGCGATTCTCGAGCGTTGGCCCGAGGCAACCGATACACTGTTGCAAGCTTCGCCGGAACAGTTGTCCGCGCTGCCGATCGACCACGACGTCGGACCTGCTGCGTTCGACGGAGGTTCTGTCGCCGTCGCGGCGACGCTCGATTCATTCATTTCGCAACGCCTGCCGCGATACGGTGAGGGTCGCAACCAACCCGAATCCGACGCGTCCAGCGGTCTGTCGCCCTACCTGCACTTTGGCCAGATCTCGACGCACGATGTCTTTGCCGCCATCGTCGAGCGCGAACAATGGTCTCCCGATCGCTTGGCTGCGAAAGCGAGCGGATCGCGCGAGGGGTGGTGGGGAATGAGCGAAGAGGCGGAGAGCTTCCTGGACGAATTGATCACATGGCGCGAGGTCGGTTTCAACTTTTGCGTCCACCGCCGCGACTACGATCGCTACGAATCGCTCCCCGATTGGGCTCAACAGACGCTGGGAGAACACGCTGACGACGAGCGTGAGTTCATCTACTCGCTAGAGCAATTCGAAGCTGCAAAAACGCACGACGATCTCTGGAACGCAGCTCAGCGGCAATTGGTTCGCGAGGGGCGGATGCACAATTATCTGCGGATGTTGTGGGGCAAGAAGATTTTGGAATGGACCCCCACACCGCAGGTCGCGTTGCAGGTGATGCTTGAATTGAACAACAAATACGCTGTCGATGGTCGCGATCCGAATTCGTATTCGGGCATCTTTTGGGTGCTGGGGCGTTACGACCGCGCCTGGCAAGAACGAGATGTTTTCGGCAAGATACGTTTTATGAGCAGCGAGAACACGGCGCGGAAACTGAAAGTGAAAAAGTATCTGCAGCGATACGCCGCCGATGCCTCGCCCGCTCGCTGA
- the hemB gene encoding porphobilinogen synthase — MSPRGEYPTTRMRRVRRFDWSRRLVRENGLTPNDLIWPVFVVDGENVRQPIASMPGVERLSIDLLVQSAAEAVELGIPAMALFPVTPSDKKTPGAEEAINPENLVCRAVRAVKAKVGDSLGIICDVALDPYSSHGHDGLLKDGYVVNDETIEVLCQQAIVQAQAGCDVIAPSDMMDGRIGAIRKHLDQANLHDTQIMSYAAKYASAFYGPFREAVGSGKNLAGGDKKTYQQDPANTDEALHEVALDLAEGADMVMVKPGMPYLDVVHRVKDTFSVPTFAYQVSGEYAMLSAAIQCGWLAREQVVLESLLAFKRAGADGILTYFAIDAARLMQ, encoded by the coding sequence ATGTCTCCACGCGGTGAATATCCGACCACGCGCATGCGACGCGTCCGCCGATTCGATTGGTCGCGACGATTGGTCCGCGAAAACGGACTCACCCCCAACGATTTGATCTGGCCCGTCTTTGTTGTCGACGGAGAGAACGTCCGCCAACCGATCGCTTCGATGCCGGGCGTCGAGCGGTTGTCGATCGATCTGCTGGTCCAAAGCGCCGCCGAGGCGGTTGAACTGGGTATCCCCGCGATGGCTCTGTTCCCCGTCACCCCTTCGGATAAGAAGACGCCTGGAGCCGAAGAGGCGATCAATCCGGAGAACCTTGTCTGCCGCGCGGTCCGCGCTGTCAAAGCGAAAGTTGGCGATTCACTGGGGATCATCTGCGACGTCGCACTGGATCCCTACAGCAGTCACGGGCACGATGGGCTTTTGAAAGATGGCTACGTCGTCAACGATGAAACGATCGAAGTCTTGTGCCAGCAAGCGATCGTACAAGCTCAAGCCGGTTGCGACGTGATCGCGCCGAGCGACATGATGGACGGCCGGATCGGCGCGATCCGCAAACATCTCGACCAAGCCAACCTGCACGACACCCAGATCATGTCGTACGCCGCCAAATACGCGTCGGCCTTCTACGGTCCGTTCCGCGAAGCTGTCGGTTCGGGCAAGAACCTGGCCGGTGGCGACAAGAAGACCTACCAACAGGATCCGGCTAACACCGACGAAGCGCTCCATGAGGTCGCGTTGGATTTGGCTGAAGGAGCCGACATGGTGATGGTCAAACCGGGGATGCCGTATCTGGATGTCGTCCACCGCGTGAAGGATACGTTTTCGGTCCCGACGTTTGCTTATCAGGTGAGTGGCGAATATGCGATGTTATCAGCGGCGATCCAGTGCGGTTGGTTAGCTAGAGAACAAGTCGTCCTCGAAAGTTTGCTCGCCTTCAAGCGAGCCGGGGCCGACGGAATCCTGACCTACTTTGCCATCGACGCCGCCCGCTTGATGCAGTGA
- a CDS encoding 3-keto-disaccharide hydrolase, which produces MFGWRLLTIAAIAITSCLLPRQLSSAGTGSRPAENRGSDLRIAAPDISSAGWKPMVELVGLLGWVPRNGTATYHNDGGQIVGRSVVGSPTSLLCTEKEYADFELTFEVLLDDKLNSGVQVRSFSKKDVNGGRVCGPQIEIEALSDDPNNACESGYIYSEGTGRGWLSENRIVDDVMINGQWNRFVIRVVGPRIQTWVNGRKVEDLLDENSPATGFIGLQVHSVPNGTPPLEVRWRDLRIRELPTGG; this is translated from the coding sequence ATGTTTGGCTGGCGATTACTTACGATTGCTGCGATCGCAATCACAAGCTGTCTGCTTCCGCGCCAGTTGAGCAGTGCGGGGACGGGCAGTCGGCCGGCTGAGAACCGCGGCAGCGATCTGCGGATCGCCGCGCCAGACATCAGCTCCGCCGGATGGAAACCGATGGTTGAACTTGTCGGTTTGCTCGGCTGGGTGCCTCGAAACGGAACCGCAACCTACCACAATGACGGGGGGCAGATCGTCGGCCGGTCGGTTGTTGGCAGCCCGACGTCGCTGCTGTGCACCGAAAAGGAATACGCCGATTTCGAGCTGACGTTTGAGGTCCTGTTGGACGACAAATTGAACTCGGGCGTCCAGGTCCGTTCGTTCAGCAAGAAAGATGTTAACGGCGGACGCGTTTGCGGGCCGCAGATCGAGATCGAAGCGCTGTCGGACGATCCGAACAATGCTTGCGAATCGGGCTACATCTACAGCGAGGGGACTGGCCGTGGATGGTTGAGCGAAAATCGGATCGTCGACGACGTGATGATCAACGGCCAGTGGAATCGATTTGTGATCCGCGTCGTTGGACCGCGAATTCAGACTTGGGTCAACGGCCGCAAAGTCGAAGATCTATTGGACGAGAACTCACCCGCAACCGGCTTCATCGGCTTGCAAGTCCACAGCGTTCCCAACGGCACTCCGCCGCTGGAAGTCCGCTGGCGCGACCTGCGAATCCGCGAACTTCCCACCGGCGGCTGA
- a CDS encoding exopolyphosphatase — protein MATSKKQYRLLTRSDFDGLVCAILLKEMGILGDIKFVHPKDMQDGIIEVTDNDILTNLPYVKGCHLCFDHHASEATRNEDVGSEDYILVPHADSAARVVYDYYGGKQRFPEISDDMMLAVDKADSAKFDLEEVLNPSGWGLLSFLMDARTGLGRFHDFRISNYHLMMELIDCCKNYSIQQILALPDVQERVDIYRAHEKLAKDQIRRCSTVYGNLIVLDLRDEETIYATNRFTIYSLFPQCNISMHVLWGKMQQNTVFTIGKSIFDRSCSTDVGELCLKYNGGGHTAAGTCQVAHEDSARVLDELIGQINEDAGITTSVV, from the coding sequence ATGGCAACGTCCAAGAAACAGTATCGATTATTGACTCGCAGCGACTTCGACGGATTGGTATGCGCCATCCTACTCAAAGAGATGGGAATTCTCGGCGACATCAAATTTGTCCATCCCAAGGATATGCAGGATGGCATCATCGAGGTCACCGATAACGACATTTTGACGAACCTTCCGTACGTCAAAGGTTGCCATCTGTGCTTCGATCACCATGCGAGCGAAGCGACGCGAAACGAAGATGTTGGTAGCGAGGACTACATTTTGGTTCCGCATGCCGATTCGGCGGCCCGCGTGGTCTACGACTACTACGGCGGCAAGCAGCGTTTTCCCGAGATCAGCGACGATATGATGCTGGCTGTCGACAAAGCCGACTCCGCGAAATTTGACCTCGAAGAGGTTCTAAATCCAAGCGGTTGGGGATTGCTCTCCTTCCTGATGGATGCCCGCACCGGCCTGGGCCGCTTCCATGACTTCCGAATTTCGAACTATCACTTGATGATGGAATTGATCGATTGTTGCAAAAACTATTCGATTCAACAGATCCTAGCGCTCCCCGATGTTCAAGAGCGAGTCGACATTTATCGCGCCCATGAGAAATTGGCAAAAGACCAGATTCGACGCTGTTCGACAGTCTATGGGAACTTGATCGTATTGGACCTTCGCGACGAAGAGACGATCTATGCTACCAACCGATTTACGATCTATTCGCTGTTCCCACAGTGCAATATCTCGATGCATGTGCTGTGGGGCAAGATGCAGCAGAATACTGTCTTTACGATCGGCAAATCGATCTTCGACCGCAGCTGCAGCACCGATGTTGGCGAGCTGTGCCTGAAGTACAACGGCGGCGGGCACACCGCGGCCGGAACCTGCCAGGTCGCCCACGAAGACTCCGCCCGCGTGTTGGATGAATTGATCGGCCAGATCAACGAAGACGCGGGAATTACGACGTCGGTTGTTTAG
- a CDS encoding class I SAM-dependent methyltransferase: MQIYRIGGAFYDMLHLSLTMRKEEVLKANAIEGLGLQPGATVLDWGCGTGLSLRLLYPWLRDGGTIYAVDSSPSMAKRAVACCKPSDVLKYHFLLRDGLDLPIQEEVDVVIASYSLGVLSTDQFDPALQGIWKALKPGGRLLLLDMYVPTEQPWLRRVYQKATISFANKVFRQDFSETLLPAANKYFDTVSISHDEPLMAVTFVGKKRELPLDNSPAQSS, from the coding sequence ATGCAGATATATCGAATTGGCGGCGCGTTCTATGACATGCTGCATTTGTCTTTGACGATGCGCAAAGAAGAGGTTTTAAAAGCAAATGCGATTGAAGGGCTGGGGCTGCAACCCGGCGCGACGGTTCTCGATTGGGGCTGTGGCACCGGATTGAGCTTGCGACTGTTGTATCCCTGGCTCCGCGACGGAGGAACGATCTACGCTGTCGATTCTTCGCCATCGATGGCCAAACGCGCGGTCGCCTGTTGCAAACCAAGCGACGTGCTGAAGTATCACTTTCTATTGCGAGACGGTTTGGATCTGCCGATCCAAGAGGAGGTCGATGTCGTCATCGCGTCGTATTCGTTGGGCGTTCTCTCCACCGACCAATTCGACCCGGCGCTACAGGGGATCTGGAAAGCGCTGAAACCAGGCGGGCGGTTACTGTTGTTGGATATGTACGTCCCGACCGAACAGCCTTGGTTGCGGCGAGTTTATCAAAAAGCAACGATCTCTTTTGCCAACAAAGTCTTTCGCCAAGACTTCTCCGAAACGCTGTTGCCCGCCGCCAACAAATACTTCGACACCGTATCGATCAGCCACGACGAACCGCTGATGGCAGTCACGTTTGTCGGCAAGAAACGAGAACTTCCTCTGGACAACTCGCCCGCTCAATCCAGCTGA
- a CDS encoding DUF2156 domain-containing protein, with protein sequence MQNLDATHPVESQASPRQQRDLLVDFLKRFGERCVGYSTLQPGLEYFIDEEKGYIAYQSFRHPVLALTGRKMILSNPVCDPADYRAITQAFLAQHPKAIFLQVDQHYASVLEGMGLQVNCFGIETELPIDGFSLDGKLRSKLRQWRNKCQREQVVVEHCKISDVDPAEIRSLSDAWLKNRSGREFTLLMRPFQGRDEEDVYFLTARQRGELIGMTSFDPIYRNKKIVGYYHNLDRICAQAPHGTSAFCVLEAIKQFAEAEIEYVSLGFSPLYGLQEQYRHSRLANFSLGFAYEHLNFLYPFKGNAVHKKKFGGVAKPVYLSSTQGNSIRELLSIIKTLKLL encoded by the coding sequence ATGCAAAACTTGGACGCGACGCATCCTGTGGAATCCCAAGCCTCTCCACGACAGCAGCGAGATCTTCTCGTCGACTTCCTGAAACGCTTTGGGGAGCGATGTGTCGGCTACTCCACATTGCAGCCCGGGCTGGAGTACTTCATCGACGAAGAGAAAGGCTACATCGCCTACCAAAGCTTCCGCCATCCGGTACTGGCACTCACCGGTCGCAAGATGATCCTCTCGAATCCCGTCTGCGACCCGGCCGACTATCGAGCGATCACGCAAGCGTTTTTGGCGCAACATCCCAAAGCGATCTTTTTGCAGGTCGATCAACATTACGCAAGCGTCTTGGAAGGGATGGGATTGCAGGTGAACTGTTTTGGTATCGAAACGGAGTTGCCGATCGATGGTTTTAGTCTCGATGGAAAGCTGCGCAGCAAGTTGCGGCAGTGGCGCAACAAGTGCCAACGCGAGCAGGTGGTTGTCGAGCACTGCAAGATTTCGGACGTCGATCCCGCGGAGATCCGATCGCTTTCCGACGCCTGGCTAAAGAATCGCAGCGGCCGAGAATTCACGCTGTTGATGAGGCCCTTTCAAGGTCGCGACGAAGAGGATGTTTATTTCCTGACCGCCCGACAACGGGGCGAATTGATCGGAATGACCAGCTTCGACCCGATCTACCGCAACAAAAAGATCGTCGGCTACTACCACAATCTCGATCGGATCTGCGCCCAGGCTCCTCATGGCACCAGCGCATTTTGTGTTTTAGAAGCGATCAAACAGTTTGCTGAAGCGGAGATCGAATACGTCTCGCTCGGCTTCTCACCGCTCTACGGTTTGCAAGAACAATACCGACACAGCCGCCTTGCCAACTTCTCACTTGGCTTTGCTTACGAGCACCTGAACTTTCTGTATCCCTTTAAAGGAAACGCGGTTCACAAGAAGAAATTTGGTGGCGTGGCGAAGCCGGTCTATCTGAGCAGTACGCAGGGCAATTCAATCCGCGAATTGTTGTCGATCATCAAAACTTTGAAGTTGTTATAA
- a CDS encoding GNAT family N-acetyltransferase — translation MTNETIGFHYRIFDSADAVPVEAWNSVQQRVGDPFCDLRFIRVVETSMAADTRCWPVVFYDGKRPVAISCISRYRVDAGVLTGGPLQTVIGFVRRVLPSFLFLKIVFAGLPVSAGQRGLVMLPDTNHQEVVRLMDDALATIARREAVGLIVIKEFEQTDSDWADQFSRQYRYYKADSLPMNRLELAFDSFDDYLAARSSRSRSSIRQSRRRLRDTGCQLIQLPGGPEAIERFTDEAHRLYLAVLGKSHSRLETLPAEFFRELARQFGDAAHFTFIYQSERLVAVSCSLKGDDVFQMMFCGIDYSLNDQAHLYFNIMFSDLDVGFRQHVSRINVGQNGDTFKARLGCRQIPLSIYIKGRNLFRPLLWMFQRWFLPAAPLLAPIETLSGKRSPQASEKSQPTVAPSATVARETVLGPLP, via the coding sequence GTGACAAACGAAACGATCGGGTTTCACTATCGCATCTTCGATTCCGCCGATGCGGTCCCCGTGGAAGCCTGGAACTCGGTGCAGCAGCGCGTCGGAGATCCGTTTTGCGATCTCCGTTTCATCCGTGTCGTCGAGACATCGATGGCGGCCGACACTCGCTGTTGGCCTGTCGTTTTCTACGATGGAAAACGCCCGGTCGCGATCTCTTGCATTTCGCGATACCGCGTCGACGCAGGCGTCTTAACCGGTGGACCGTTACAAACGGTCATCGGTTTTGTGCGACGGGTGCTGCCGTCGTTTTTGTTTCTGAAAATTGTCTTTGCTGGTTTGCCAGTCTCCGCCGGCCAGCGTGGCCTGGTGATGCTGCCCGACACCAATCACCAAGAGGTTGTCCGCTTGATGGACGACGCCCTCGCGACAATCGCCCGCCGAGAAGCGGTGGGATTGATCGTGATCAAGGAGTTCGAACAGACCGATAGCGACTGGGCGGATCAATTCAGTCGGCAGTACCGGTACTACAAAGCCGACAGTCTGCCGATGAATCGTTTGGAACTCGCATTTGATAGTTTCGACGACTACCTCGCCGCCCGCAGTTCGCGCAGTCGGTCGAGCATTCGTCAGTCGCGGCGTCGTTTGCGCGACACCGGTTGCCAGTTGATTCAACTGCCGGGTGGGCCCGAAGCGATCGAGCGTTTTACCGACGAAGCCCATCGATTGTACCTGGCTGTTTTGGGGAAATCGCATTCGAGATTGGAAACGCTGCCGGCAGAGTTCTTTCGTGAACTGGCCCGTCAATTTGGCGATGCCGCTCACTTCACCTTCATCTACCAATCCGAACGCCTTGTCGCCGTCTCCTGCTCGCTCAAAGGTGACGATGTATTCCAGATGATGTTCTGTGGCATCGACTATTCATTGAATGATCAGGCACATCTCTATTTCAACATCATGTTTTCCGATTTGGACGTTGGATTTCGCCAGCACGTATCGCGAATCAACGTCGGCCAAAACGGCGATACATTTAAAGCCCGACTCGGTTGCCGGCAGATTCCGTTAAGTATCTATATCAAGGGACGCAATCTGTTTCGGCCGTTGTTGTGGATGTTCCAACGTTGGTTTCTACCCGCCGCGCCGTTGTTGGCGCCAATCGAAACCCTCAGCGGCAAACGCTCGCCGCAGGCGTCGGAAAAGTCGCAACCCACGGTAGCGCCGTCGGCGACTGTCGCTCGAGAAACTGTATTGGGACCTTTACCATGA